In Deltaproteobacteria bacterium PRO3, a genomic segment contains:
- a CDS encoding ribonuclease D: MHPRMQDIPLIAEADQFGELMSRLGQVPCIALDTEASSFHRFHERIGLIQISDRSETWLIDPLAIRSMEPLGAILGSEASEIVIHDADYDLRLLKRMYGFRVRHIFDTLIAAELINEPELGLASLMLKYFGIKLDKRFQK, translated from the coding sequence TTGCACCCGCGCATGCAGGACATCCCGTTGATCGCCGAGGCCGACCAGTTTGGTGAACTGATGAGCCGTTTGGGGCAGGTACCCTGCATTGCCTTGGACACCGAGGCCAGCAGCTTCCACCGTTTCCACGAGCGTATCGGCCTGATCCAGATCTCGGACCGATCCGAAACCTGGTTGATCGACCCGTTGGCCATCCGTTCCATGGAGCCGTTGGGCGCCATACTCGGCAGCGAGGCGAGCGAGATCGTGATCCATGACGCGGATTACGACCTGCGGCTGCTCAAGCGCATGTACGGCTTCCGGGTGCGCCACATCTTCGATACGCTCATCGCCGCCGAGCTGATCAATGAGCCCGAGCTGGGCTTGGCCTCGCTGATGCTCAAGTACTTCGGGATCAAGCTGGACAAACGCTTCCAGAAGG
- a CDS encoding amino acid permease, translated as MTNPPSFRLSGGLSPSLLRRPAETDAAPSAVEPRELVARIQSHFGATLSPSVRMELNGLAAESDAGLFYEGLLGLAGREERDDRLEFASAIYSAAAEAAPSAPLRERAQARLDAIVGRGAVGNRAEFLLRRLARDASHPSMLVGMAGAQAVFGLSRMAFLSRLAASPTTNFFTRGFGARALASTGAFMLEAPSFVAFTRGANAALGQEQDWRLATLGREVAGSFITLGALKTAGALSTGAFNRLHGINPLTGQATRLTGLSAISQRVLPQAAMFGGIVLGHSLETRLGIREHVDGATTMVDSLAMLLQFHVGGRLMHHAMPGVAAFNHELNVRSELVARTPRPTPEISSDGVGSLLQPALAVAGGPRSALPGREAFEPRLPDRVFMTANGEGNGNGGNGNSLPPPPPSSGSGSFPPGGRRSNLLSSAIRNIQAFGGKFNLNAAMDVDAPLRNLPTMPPARPVRSVQEGIRRAQALGHNRRSAAFLRWGAHQLRSNPELQGRFLDLMQQVFEFQARQREALDPVLRGLPEADFAELNRLSAEYTQALERMTGNSGRHFGEAMLLRQLTRGWESADVIRALSDATLREAGIEPEARHAVARNPHSFEKGEILAILEHPALRDLPETARLRTAVETFHEKLAEIRRNLGPVKTETATLRQEIADTENIEVRQAHEKRIKELSQSINYPYARATLTLQRAMREFMADEVRSRAFLIETARRSSLVRGLQEADSTMLARHVRENLSRLTGEARTAAESYLGNYEQLASVEGRSGLRRSFYSALRVFGLDPMPPLEVRGRYERALLDLLQKAPHEFWEFGPYEVRQMDQAAQAQTDYYRALHENTSRLREGYAAVEKANDAFWERYDREANGLYIEDLNLQLMQATHMYERLRAPVQEARFRELRDAASEAIQRFTDPSTRGANSRETNRSLEVALKKIAEFRAFVRAELRAENHPEADFRAVSPLMLPFVDKIDSSKRTRWTESLGAGWPVLWRTFFRSMGLFSSLERNESSSVLDRHFLNWGSGITRATRSRLVVDPRVDRLVEAEPVVAAGNHNSWLDFLYGGTPVARAAQLQGRGTSRDAMRIGAKEGLGKMIGPVIERAIEMLTEPVADSAPEYDGSVTNLSRAMAFGILMITLIYVLINVAYLYVMPIDDMLRALGRDQNNIAAVVVVNHLFGNGGALIVSAMILISTFGCTNATSLVSARIYYAMAREGWFFPQVASTHGRYRTPHLSLIYQCVWACLLTFSGSFDLLTDLVIIAAFVFYGLVVFGVLVLRRKQPSAPRPYRAFGYPAVPLLFTLFCLVLLAVTLVESPGKSAAGLTLILSGLPFYYLWNKKRKQRPTATMAAH; from the coding sequence ATGACCAATCCACCATCGTTTCGCCTCTCCGGGGGACTCTCGCCCTCCTTGCTGCGCCGCCCCGCGGAAACCGACGCTGCGCCCTCCGCCGTGGAGCCGCGCGAGCTTGTCGCCCGCATCCAATCGCATTTCGGCGCCACCCTCAGCCCTTCGGTGCGGATGGAATTGAACGGCCTCGCCGCGGAGTCCGACGCCGGCCTGTTTTACGAGGGCTTGCTGGGCCTGGCCGGACGGGAAGAGCGGGATGACCGACTGGAATTCGCCTCGGCGATTTATTCGGCCGCCGCGGAAGCGGCGCCGAGCGCTCCCTTGCGCGAGCGCGCCCAGGCGCGGCTCGACGCCATCGTCGGCCGCGGCGCCGTCGGCAACCGCGCCGAGTTCCTGCTGCGCCGCCTGGCGCGCGACGCCTCCCACCCCTCGATGCTCGTCGGCATGGCCGGCGCCCAGGCCGTCTTCGGCCTCAGCCGCATGGCCTTCCTCTCACGGCTCGCGGCCTCCCCCACGACAAACTTTTTCACGCGGGGCTTCGGCGCCCGCGCCCTGGCCTCGACCGGGGCCTTCATGCTCGAGGCCCCCAGCTTCGTCGCCTTCACCCGCGGCGCCAACGCGGCGCTGGGCCAAGAGCAAGATTGGCGCCTGGCCACCCTCGGCCGCGAGGTCGCCGGCAGCTTCATCACGCTGGGCGCGCTGAAGACCGCGGGCGCCCTTTCGACCGGAGCCTTCAACCGTCTCCACGGCATCAACCCGCTGACCGGCCAGGCCACGCGCCTGACGGGACTGAGCGCGATTTCCCAGCGGGTCCTGCCGCAGGCGGCGATGTTCGGCGGCATCGTCCTGGGTCACAGCCTCGAGACCCGCCTCGGCATCCGCGAGCACGTCGACGGCGCGACCACGATGGTCGACTCGCTGGCGATGCTGCTGCAATTCCACGTCGGCGGGCGCCTGATGCACCACGCGATGCCGGGCGTCGCGGCCTTCAACCACGAATTGAACGTCCGCAGCGAGCTGGTCGCGCGCACCCCGCGTCCCACTCCCGAGATCTCCTCCGACGGCGTCGGCTCTCTTTTACAGCCGGCCTTGGCCGTGGCCGGCGGACCCCGTTCCGCCCTGCCCGGCCGCGAGGCCTTCGAGCCGCGGCTGCCGGATCGCGTTTTCATGACGGCGAACGGCGAAGGAAACGGGAACGGCGGCAACGGAAACAGCCTGCCGCCGCCTCCGCCCTCCAGCGGCTCGGGCTCCTTCCCCCCGGGAGGGCGGCGCAGCAACCTCTTGAGCTCCGCGATACGAAACATCCAGGCCTTCGGCGGAAAATTCAACCTGAACGCCGCGATGGACGTCGACGCGCCGCTGCGGAACCTACCCACGATGCCCCCGGCCCGCCCGGTGCGCTCGGTCCAAGAAGGCATCCGCCGCGCCCAGGCCCTGGGCCATAACCGGCGCTCGGCCGCCTTCCTGCGCTGGGGCGCGCACCAGCTCCGCTCCAACCCCGAACTGCAGGGACGTTTCCTGGACCTCATGCAGCAGGTCTTCGAATTCCAGGCCCGCCAGCGCGAGGCCTTGGATCCGGTGCTGCGCGGCCTTCCGGAGGCCGACTTCGCGGAGCTTAATCGCCTCTCGGCGGAATACACCCAAGCCCTGGAGCGGATGACCGGGAACTCCGGCCGCCACTTCGGCGAGGCCATGCTGCTGCGCCAACTCACCCGCGGCTGGGAGAGCGCCGACGTCATCCGCGCCCTCAGCGACGCCACGCTCCGCGAGGCGGGCATCGAGCCGGAGGCCCGTCACGCCGTGGCCCGCAATCCCCACTCCTTCGAGAAGGGCGAGATTTTGGCCATCCTCGAGCACCCGGCGCTGCGCGATCTCCCCGAGACCGCGCGGCTACGGACCGCAGTGGAAACCTTCCACGAAAAGCTCGCCGAGATCCGGCGCAACCTGGGCCCCGTCAAAACCGAGACGGCGACCCTGCGCCAGGAGATCGCCGACACCGAGAACATCGAAGTCCGTCAGGCCCACGAGAAAAGAATCAAGGAGCTCTCCCAGAGCATCAACTATCCCTACGCCCGCGCCACGCTCACCTTGCAGAGGGCGATGCGGGAATTCATGGCCGACGAGGTCCGCTCCCGCGCCTTCCTAATCGAGACCGCGCGGCGCAGCAGCCTGGTGCGCGGGCTGCAGGAAGCCGATTCCACCATGCTGGCACGGCACGTCCGCGAAAATCTCTCTCGCCTGACCGGCGAGGCCCGGACCGCCGCGGAGTCCTACTTAGGGAACTACGAGCAACTGGCCTCCGTCGAGGGACGCAGCGGCCTGCGCCGTTCCTTCTACTCGGCCCTGCGGGTCTTCGGCCTCGACCCCATGCCGCCGCTCGAGGTCCGCGGCCGCTACGAGCGGGCGCTGCTCGACCTCCTCCAGAAGGCGCCCCATGAGTTCTGGGAATTCGGCCCCTACGAGGTCCGCCAGATGGACCAGGCAGCCCAGGCCCAGACCGACTACTATCGGGCCCTCCATGAAAACACTTCGCGCCTGCGCGAGGGCTACGCGGCGGTTGAGAAGGCCAACGACGCCTTCTGGGAACGCTACGACCGCGAGGCGAACGGCCTCTACATCGAAGATCTGAATCTGCAGTTGATGCAGGCCACCCACATGTACGAACGCCTCCGCGCGCCGGTCCAAGAGGCGCGGTTCCGCGAGCTGAGGGACGCCGCGAGCGAGGCAATCCAACGCTTCACCGACCCCTCCACCCGCGGCGCCAACAGCCGCGAGACCAACCGCAGCCTCGAGGTGGCGCTGAAGAAGATCGCCGAGTTCCGGGCCTTCGTCCGCGCCGAGTTGCGCGCCGAGAACCACCCCGAGGCGGACTTCCGCGCGGTCAGCCCCCTGATGCTGCCCTTCGTCGACAAGATCGACAGCTCCAAGCGCACCCGCTGGACCGAGTCGCTGGGCGCGGGCTGGCCGGTGCTGTGGCGCACCTTCTTCCGCTCGATGGGGCTGTTCAGCAGTTTGGAGCGCAACGAGAGCTCCTCCGTTCTGGACCGCCACTTCCTCAACTGGGGCAGCGGCATCACGCGGGCCACCCGCTCGCGCCTGGTCGTGGACCCCCGCGTCGACCGCCTGGTCGAGGCCGAGCCCGTCGTCGCGGCCGGCAACCACAACTCCTGGCTCGACTTCCTCTACGGCGGCACGCCAGTCGCCCGCGCGGCGCAGCTGCAGGGCCGCGGCACCTCGCGCGACGCGATGCGCATCGGCGCCAAGGAAGGCCTGGGCAAGATGATCGGCCCGGTCATCGAGCGCGCCATCGAGATGCTCACCGAACCCGTCGCCGACTCGGCGCCGGAGTACGACGGCTCCGTCACCAATCTGTCCCGCGCCATGGCCTTCGGCATTTTGATGATCACCCTGATCTACGTCCTGATCAACGTCGCGTACCTGTACGTGATGCCCATCGACGACATGCTGCGCGCCTTGGGCAGGGACCAGAACAACATTGCCGCCGTGGTGGTGGTGAACCACCTGTTCGGCAATGGCGGGGCACTCATCGTCAGCGCAATGATCCTGATCTCCACCTTTGGCTGCACCAATGCCACCAGTCTGGTATCTGCACGGATCTACTATGCCATGGCGCGTGAGGGCTGGTTCTTTCCCCAGGTGGCAAGCACCCATGGCCGGTACCGCACCCCGCATCTATCGCTGATCTACCAATGCGTGTGGGCCTGCCTGCTCACGTTCTCCGGTTCATTTGACCTGCTCACGGACCTGGTGATCATCGCCGCCTTCGTGTTTTATGGCCTGGTGGTATTCGGCGTGCTGGTGCTGCGCCGGAAACAACCCTCGGCGCCGCGCCCCTACAGGGCCTTCGGTTACCCTGCGGTACCTCTGCTCTTCACCCTGTTCTGCCTGGTGCTCCTGGCGGTCACCCTGGTGGAGTCCCCCGGCAAATCGGCGGCAGGCCTGACCTTGATCCTTTCCGGATTGCCATTCTATTACCTGTGGAACAAAAAGCGAAAGCAGCGCCCCACCGCCACAATGGCGGCCCATTAG
- the hemB gene encoding porphobilinogen synthase produces the protein MAHFPSVRPRRLRENPAIRDLVRETRVHPADLVMPVFVRPGQRERRPIAAMPGIAQLSPDEALRECEAVAKAGVKAVLLFGIPEGKDAAASWGHREDGVVQQALRLVKKEIPELLLIADVCLCDYTDHGHCGLVQEAGDLPHIDNDSTLEVLSKIAGSMARAGADVIAPSDMMDGRVQKVRDELDAAGFKQLPILSYAVKYASSFYGPFREALESAPKFGDRRGYQMDPSNFHEAFREAEQDLEEGADILMVKPALTSLDVIRALRDRFDAPLAAYQVSGEYAAIKFAAQQGVIDEAAAVLETWTVLKRAGADIIVSYFARDYATRLRG, from the coding sequence ATGGCCCATTTTCCCAGCGTCCGTCCCCGCCGCCTCCGCGAAAACCCCGCGATCCGCGACTTGGTGCGGGAAACCCGCGTCCATCCCGCCGATTTGGTGATGCCGGTCTTCGTTCGGCCCGGCCAGCGGGAGCGGCGGCCGATCGCCGCCATGCCGGGCATCGCCCAGCTCAGCCCCGACGAGGCCTTGCGGGAATGCGAGGCCGTCGCCAAGGCCGGGGTGAAGGCCGTCCTGCTCTTCGGGATCCCGGAGGGGAAGGACGCGGCGGCCTCCTGGGGCCATCGCGAGGACGGCGTGGTACAGCAGGCCCTGCGCCTGGTGAAAAAGGAGATCCCCGAGCTGCTCCTGATCGCGGACGTCTGCCTCTGCGACTACACCGACCACGGCCACTGCGGCCTCGTGCAGGAGGCCGGTGACCTGCCGCATATCGACAACGACTCGACCCTGGAGGTCTTGAGCAAGATCGCCGGCAGCATGGCCCGGGCGGGCGCGGACGTGATCGCGCCCAGCGACATGATGGACGGGCGGGTGCAGAAGGTCCGCGACGAGCTCGACGCGGCGGGCTTCAAGCAGCTGCCGATCCTGTCCTATGCGGTGAAGTACGCCAGCTCTTTCTACGGGCCCTTCCGCGAGGCCCTCGAGTCGGCGCCCAAGTTCGGCGACCGGCGCGGCTACCAGATGGATCCCTCCAATTTCCACGAGGCCTTCCGCGAGGCCGAACAGGACCTGGAGGAGGGGGCGGACATCCTGATGGTGAAGCCGGCCCTGACCTCGCTGGACGTGATCCGGGCCCTGCGCGACCGCTTCGACGCCCCGCTGGCCGCCTACCAGGTGAGCGGGGAGTACGCGGCGATCAAATTCGCGGCCCAGCAAGGCGTCATCGACGAGGCGGCGGCGGTGCTGGAGACCTGGACGGTCTTGAAGCGGGCGGGGGCGGACATCATCGTCTCGTACTTCGCCAGGGACTACGCGACCCGGCTGCGCGGGTGA
- a CDS encoding EscU/YscU/HrcU family type III secretion system export apparatus switch protein has protein sequence MAESSGEKTEEATPKRLREARKKGQVPKSKDVSTIAVLLAIFGVICLGMGAAMNELRELMKLCFTYVGSHEHIDGSQIWVLGKACLLSFAKLILPVAVVGAVVAGFVGFMQVGSIFALEPLKPQMKKLNMIEGIKNMFKTQTFIELLKNIAKIIVIFYLAYSTLDKQLYTILQTATIQIPAQMPSIGEAAKGIPPEAYPIEGAAFISGDILFSFIFKVLLAFLVISVIDFMVQKKQFMKQMRMTKDEVKREYKQDEGDPHIKGHRKQLHREFAFSDAKAAVKSSDVVVANTVHVAVAMKYDRETMVAPEIMIKGQRAFAEMIKQVAEENGIPIMRNVPLAWALFELEEGAEIPEELYNAVAEVLAYVYRMQQLQKREEQRGSKIQYV, from the coding sequence ATGGCCGAGAGCAGCGGCGAAAAAACCGAAGAAGCCACCCCCAAGCGACTCCGCGAGGCCCGCAAGAAGGGCCAGGTGCCGAAGAGCAAGGACGTCAGCACCATCGCCGTACTCTTGGCGATCTTCGGGGTGATCTGTCTGGGGATGGGCGCGGCCATGAACGAGCTGCGCGAGCTCATGAAGCTCTGCTTCACCTACGTCGGCTCCCACGAGCACATCGACGGGTCGCAGATCTGGGTCTTGGGCAAGGCCTGCCTGCTCTCCTTCGCCAAGCTGATCCTTCCAGTGGCCGTAGTCGGCGCCGTGGTGGCCGGATTCGTCGGCTTCATGCAGGTCGGGTCGATCTTCGCCCTCGAGCCGCTCAAGCCGCAGATGAAGAAGTTGAACATGATCGAGGGCATCAAGAACATGTTCAAGACGCAGACCTTCATCGAGCTGCTCAAGAATATCGCCAAGATCATCGTCATCTTTTACCTGGCCTATTCCACCCTCGACAAGCAGCTCTACACGATCCTCCAAACCGCGACCATCCAGATCCCCGCGCAAATGCCCTCCATCGGCGAGGCGGCCAAGGGCATCCCGCCCGAGGCCTATCCCATCGAGGGCGCGGCCTTCATCAGCGGCGACATCCTGTTCAGCTTCATTTTCAAGGTGCTTCTGGCATTTTTGGTGATCTCGGTGATCGACTTCATGGTGCAGAAGAAACAATTCATGAAGCAGATGCGCATGACCAAGGATGAGGTGAAGCGCGAGTACAAGCAAGACGAGGGCGATCCGCACATCAAGGGGCACCGCAAGCAGCTACACCGCGAGTTCGCCTTCAGTGACGCGAAGGCGGCGGTGAAGTCCAGCGACGTCGTCGTCGCCAACACCGTCCACGTCGCGGTGGCGATGAAGTACGACCGCGAGACCATGGTCGCCCCCGAGATCATGATCAAGGGGCAGCGGGCCTTTGCCGAGATGATCAAGCAGGTGGCCGAGGAAAACGGCATCCCGATCATGCGTAACGTCCCCCTGGCCTGGGCCCTCTTCGAGCTGGAGGAGGGGGCGGAGATCCCTGAGGAGCTGTATAATGCGGTGGCCGAGGTCCTGGCCTATGTTTACCGGATGCAGCAGCTGCAAAAGCGGGAGGAGCAACGAGGCAGCAAGATCCAATACGTTTAA